GTCGGGATCCGGGCCTTCGAGCTGGCGATACGCTATGCCCAGCAACGAGAGACGTTCGGTACACCGATCGCGGGGCACCAAGCCATCGCCTTCCAGCTCGCCGAGATGGCGACCAAGGTCGAGGCGGCGCATCTGATGATGGTCAATGCCGCCCGGCTCAAGGACTCGGGCGAGCGAAACGACGTGGCCGCCGGCATGGCCAAGTATCTGGCCAGCGAGTTCTGCGCCGAAGTGACCCAGCAGAGCTTCCGGATCCACGGCGGCTACGGCTATTCCAAGGAGTATGAGATCGAACGGCTGATGCGCGACGCTCCGTTCCTGCTGATCGGTGAGGGCACCAGCGAAATCCAGAAGACCATCATCAGCAAGAATCTGCTCGATGAGTATCGGCTCTGACGAACCTGGGTTCGTCGCCCGGCCTCAGCTGTCCGACGATGTCGCGCGGGTGGTACGGAGACGGATCTTCGAGGGCACCTACCCGGCCGGTGAATACCTGCGCCTGGACCAGCTGGCCGTCGACCTCGGCATCAGCGTCACCCCGGTGCGGGAAGCGCTGTTGAACCTGCGCGCCGAGGGGCTGCTTGTCCAGCATCCACGGCGCGGATTCATGGTCGTAAGGTTCACCGCCCGCGATCTCGCCGATGTCGCCGACGTGCAGGCCTACGTCGGCGGTGAACTTGCGGCGCGGGCAGCCGAAAACATCAGTGCCGAACAACTTTCGGAACTGAAGGCCATTCAGGACAACCTGGAACGTGCCTACCGGGACGCCGACCCGGACCGCGCCGTGCGGCTCAACCACGAGTACCACCGGCTGATCAACGTCGCCGCCGACTCGCCGAAGCTCACCCAGTTCATGTCCGGTATCACCCGGTATCAGCCCGAATCGGTGTTCCCGACCTTGGAGGGGTGGCCGGCGCAGTCCATCAGGGACCACCGTCGGCTGATCGACGCGCTGGAGCGCCGTGATCCGGATGCTGCCCGGCGGGCGATCGCGGAACATTTCACCGTCGGTGTGGCGCCCTTGACCGAGCACCTGATCGCACGCGGCGTCATCGCCAAGGAGTCAGAGGGCGGCTGAGTGTCTTCGGCGTTGTCGGCCGACCGATCACCGAGGTGTGGGATTGTGCTTACCAACAAGGAGGTTGGGTGTGACGCGGTTGGAAGTGACGTGGTTGGGTGTGGCTGAATATGCCTAGGTCATTGGACGAACTTGGCTACTACCTGCTGGCCGGTGCCGGTGGCGAAGGTCCCGCCACCCTGGTCGACGAGGCCCGGCGCGGTGAGGAACTGGGGTTCGGTACCGGCTTCATCTCCGAGCGCTGGAACGTCAAGGAAGCGTCGTCGTTGACCGGCGCGGCGTTGGCGGTGACGAGCCGGATGCAGATCGCCACTGCCGCCACCAATCACAACACCAGGCATCCGCTGATCACCGGATCGTGGGCCACGACCATGCACCGGTTGTCCGGCGGCCGGTTCACCTTGGGCCTGGGCAGGGGAATCGCCGCGCTGTACGGCGCCTTCGGGGTGCCGGCGGTGACCACCGCGCAGATGGAAGACTTCGCCGCGGTGATGCGCCGACTCTGGCACGGCGAGCTGATCTTCGACCATGACGGGCCGATCGGACGGTATCCACTGCTGTTCCTCGATGCGGACTTCCGCGAGGACATCAGGCTGGCCATCGTCGCCTTCGGGCCGCAGACCCTTGCGTTGGGCGGGCGCGCCTTCGACGACGTCATCCTGCACACGTATTTCACGCCGGAGACGCTGCAGCGCGCAGTCAAGACGGTCAAGGATGCCGCCGAGCGGGCCGGCCGAGACCCGGCGAGCGTACGGGTGTGGTCGTGTTTCGCGACCGTCGGCGATCACCTGCCCGAAGAGCTGCGGCTCAAGAAGACCGTGGCGCGTTTGGCTACCTATCTGCAGGGCTACGGAGACCTGCTGGTGAGCACCAACGGCTGGGATCCCGCTGTGCTGCAGCGCTTTCGCGAGGACACCGTGGTGCAATCCATCGGTGGCGGCATCGATCACAAGGCGACGGCCGAGCAGATCGAACACATCGCCACCTTGATTCCGGACGAGTGGCTGGAGCCGTCGGCGACCGGAACGGCCCAACAGTGCGTCGACCGGGTCCGCAAGGAGTTCGACTACGGTGCCGATGCGGTGATCATGCACGGCGCGACGCCGGATGAGCTGGCCCCGATCGTGCAGGCCTACCGAGCCGCGTCGTCGTGATGTGAGGAGTCTGCGCCGCACTCATCGCGGCCGGGACTCCTCAGATCGCAGTGCTCAGCAGCAGCGCGACTGCGGATTGGACTCGGTGGCCGCATGCCGCATCCGCCAGTACTGCCGCTCGGTCGGCACCGGCGCCCCGGGATGCCGAAGCGCGAGATGCTCGACGTAGCGGCGGTAGTGATTATCGCCCATCAATGATGACCAGTACCAACCGATCTGGCGTGCGACGGTGCGAGCTCGTCCCATTCTTTCTGCACCTCCTTCTCGGCATCGGTGGCGAGGAGTCCGGACGGCGCGAAGATGCGGGAGGGCACCGCGTCGTCCTCGGTGAGCGGACGACCCGCGCCGCGGATCGACCTGAGCGCCATGACGACGCCTGCGGCGACCACGATGATCACCAGGACCGCGAAGACGATCGAGAGCGTGCCCTGGATGAACGTGTTGCGGATGACGGCATCGATCTGACCGGCGTCCTTCGCGGCACCGAACGCCGTCTTGCCGGCGTCCTTGGCGTCGCGGTACTGGAAATGCTGCGTCCAGTAGCCGACCTTCGGGTCGCCGGAGAAGATCTTCTGCCAGGACGCCGTCATGGTCACCACGAGATCCCAGGCCAGCGGAATGCCGGGTATCCACGCCCATTTGAGCAGTCCGCGCTTGATGATCACCACCGTGACGACGGTCAGCGCGATGGCCGCCAACAACTGGTTGGCGATGCCGAACAGTGGGAAGAGCGTGTTGATGCCGCCGAGTGGGTCGGTGACACCCATCAGCAGGATGCTGCCCCAGGCGAGCACCACGACCAGACTGCAGATCCAGGCGCCGACCCGCCAACTGGGGTTCTGCAGCTTCTTGAGCGGCCCGCCGAGGTTGCCCAGCGCATCCGACAGCATGAAGCGGGCCACCCGGGTCCCGGCGTCGACGGTGGTGAGGATGAACAGGGCCTCGAACATGATCGCGAAGTGGTACCAGAACGCCTTGAGGCTCTGTCCGCCGAAGACCTGGTGCAGCACCTCGGACATGCCGAAAGCCAGCGTCGGGGCGCCGCCGGTGCGCGACACGATCGACTCTTCGCCGACGCTCTGGGCGGCACCGGTGATCTCCTCGGCGGTGATATCGGCCCCGGACAAGCCGAGTCCGTTGACGTAATCGGCCGCGGTTTGGGCGGTGGCACCGGTAGACGCGGCCGGCGCGTTCATGACGAAGTACAGGTGCTGGTTGAGGATTGCGGCGGTGATGAGCGCCATGATCGCGACGAACGACTCGGTGAGCATGCCGCCGTAGCCGATCAGGCGCATCTGGCTTTCCTTCTCCAGCAGCTTCGGCGTGGTGCCGGAGGAGATCAGCGCGTGGAAGCCCGATAGTGCGCCGCAGGCGATGGTGATGAACAGGAACGGGAACAGGGAACCGGCGAACACGGGTCCGGTACCGCTGGTGGCGAATGACGATATCGCCGGTGCCTCCATGATCGGGCGGGCGACCAGGATGCCCACTGCGAGCAGGGCAATGGTGCCGACCTTCATGAATGTCGAGAGGTAGTCGCGCGGGGCCAGCAGCAACCACACCGGGAGCACCGAGGCGGCCAGGCCGTAGATGATGATGCACCACGACAGCGTCACCTTGGACAGGGTGAACCAGTCGGTGCCCCATTGTGTTTCGGCCACCCACCCGCCGGACACGACCGCGAGCAGCAGCAGTGCCACACCGATCAGCGATACCTCAGATACCCGGCCGGGCCGCAGGAACCGCAGGTACAGGCCCATGAAGATGGCGATCGGGATGGTCATGGCGATGGAGAAGACGCCCCACGGGCTCTCGGCCAGCGCATTCACCACGACCAGCGCCAGGACCGCCAGCAGTATCACCATGATGACCAGCACGCCGACGATCGCCGCGGCGCCGCCCACCACGCCGAGTTCGTCCTTGGCCATCTGTCCCAGTGACCTGCCCCGCCTGCGCACCGAGATCGACAGCACCAGGTAGTCCTGCACGCACCCGGCGACCAACGCGCCGATGATGATCCAGATGGTGCCCGGCAGATAACCCATCTGCATGGCCAGCACCGGACCGACCAGCGGACCGGCGCCGGCGATGGCGGCGAAGTGGTGGCCGAACAGCACCCGCCGGTCGGTGGGCATGTAGTCGGTGCCGTTCTCGAACACCTCGGCGGGGGTGGCGTGATCGTCGCGCGGTATGACGATCTTCATCTCGATGAGACGGGCGTAGAAGCGGTAACCGATGACATAGGTGCACACCGCTGCGATGACGAACCAGACCGCGTTCACTGTTTCGCCACGGAAGAAGGCGATGATCGCCCACGCGAGCGCGCCCAGCACCGCCACCGCCGCGAAGATGATCTTGTGCTTGGTGGTGATCGGGGAGCGATCGACGATCGCCACCGGCGGCAGGTTCGTGTCGGTTCGGACGTAGGTGATGTCGCCGCGGGTGTCCTCGGTCAGATCGGGGGCAGTCGGTGATCCCATGGGGTCGATCCTTGCACCGCGTCAGGACGACGTTGGGGACTTTCCCTCAACCGCTGCGTTCGAACAGTTCACGCACGGTGTGCACCGTGTCGGCCTGCGCGGCGGGCTTGTCGTCCCGGTAGCGCACGACGCGCGCGAACCGCAGGGCCATCCCAGCCGGGTAGCGCGAGGACGCCTGGACACCGTCGATCGCGATCTCGACGACCTGCTCGGGCCGCACCCGCACCACGCCGCCGTCGGTGCCCTCGACCGCCAGCTCGGTGAAGCGCCTCGTCTGCCAGGCCAGCATCTCGTCGGTCATTCCCTTGAATGTCTTGCCCAACATCACGAATTCGCCGGTGTCCGGGTCGCGGGCACCGAGATGAATGTTGGACAACGTGCCGGTGCGCCGCCCGGAGCCCCATTCGACCGCCAGCACCACCAGATCCAGGGTGTGCACCGGCTTGACCTTCAACCAGCCGGACCCGCGGCGGCCCGCCTCATACGGTGCGCGCGGCGCCTTGGCCATCACACCCTCATGGCCCGCGGCCAGCGTCGTCTCCAGGAACGCGTGCGCGGCGGCCGGGTCGGTGGTGACCAGTCGCTGCATCCGTTGCGCCGCCGGCACCACCTCATCCAGCGCGGCCATCCGGTCGGTCAGCGGCAGATCCAACAGATCGACACCATCGCGGTGCAGCAGATCGAAGAAGAACACCGACAGCGGCTCCGCACGCGCGGCCGCCGAGCGGCTGCCGAAGCGGGAAGCGGTCACCTGGAAGCGATGCGGACGCCCGTCGGGCCGCAGCGCGATGGCTTCGGCATCGGCGATGAGGTCGGTGACCGGCAGCGCGAGCGCGGCGTCGACCACCTCGGGCAACCGCTCGGTGACATCGTCGAGCGTCCGGGTGTAGATCGTGACCCGGTCTCCGGCGCGGTGGATCTGCACCCGCGCGCCGTCCAGCTTCGTCTCGAAGGCGGCCTCGCCGTCAAGTTTGTCCAGAGCCTCGGCGACACCTGTCGCCGTTTGGGCCAGCATGGGGGAGACCGGCCGTCCGACGCGCAGGGTGAAGCGGCCGATATCGCCATCGGTGATCGCCGAGACCGCGACCGCGGAAAGATCCCCGGCCAGCATGGCGGCGCGGCGGACCGCCGCGGCGGGTAAGCCGGCGGCCTTGGCGACCGCATCGGCCATCACTCCGGCGAGCGCGCCCTGGCGCAGCTCCCCGGACAACAACCTACGCAGGAATTGCTGTTCGGTCTCGGTGGCGGCGGCGAACAGGTCCAGCACCCGCTGGGCCCGCCGCCCCTTGGACCCCTTTCCTGCGATGTCTTTGATCTCGGTCAGCATGGCGTGCACCGCGGCGACGGTCAGCGTGGCATCGCCGGCCGGTGGGGGCAGATCGCGCAGACCCGCCCACCCGACGCCGATCTGGCGCTGGGGCAGTTCGCCGGACAACCAGGTCACCACGACGGAGATCTCATCCGGGTCTACGCGTCGCAGTGCTGCGGCGACCAAGCCGACCTTGGCCGTCCGCGACGATGTCGCACCGATATCGTCCGACGCGGCGGCGATCTCTGCGAGTTGCACGGTCCCAGGCTGCCATCCGGTACCGACAGGTCAGCGAGCCGATCGGCAGCGGTGGTCGGACCGATGACATAAGGCCCTGTTCGCGGGCAGTGTCGCCGAGCGACAATGCTCGTGGCAGCCGGGCGGCTGCCACGAGGAGGTGGCCACGATGTCGCACAGTCAGTCCCACGCCCAGCAACTCGACGTTCTCAACCGCAGGCAGTGCCTGGACCGGTTACAACAGGTCCGCGTCGGCCGGTTGGTGTTCACCGAAGACGGCCTTCCGGCGATCCACCCGGTCAACTTCCGGCTTTGGCAGGAGGATGTGGTCTTCCGGGTCGCCGGCGGGGCGAAGCTGGCGGCCGCCGCCACCCATCAGGCGGTGGCGTTCGAGGCCGATGAACTCGATCCGGATCTGCGCAGCGGGTGGAGCGTCACCGTGGTCGGCACCGCGGAGCCGATCACCGCGATCGACGACCTGGTCGAGGTCGCGGGCACATTCGTCGAACCGTGGGTGCAGGGCCGGCGCGATCATTTCATCCGGATCAGGACCGAGCGGATCACCGGCAGACAGATCCTCGACGACACCGGCCCGCAGTACCGGCCATGATGGGGCCATGCCCGTGGTGAAGGTATTTCTGGTCGACGACCATGAGGTCGTCCGGCGTGGACTGATCGACCTGCTCGGCTCCGATCCCGACCTCGAGGTTGTGGGGGAGGCGGGCACGGTCGCCGAGGCGCTCGCCAGAATTCCTGCCGTGCGGCCCGAGGTCGCCGTGCTCGATGTCCGGTTACCCGATGGCAACGGCATCGAGCTGTGCCGCGATCTGCTCTCCGAGCTTCCCGATCTGCGCTGTCTGATGCTCACCTCGTTCACCTCCGACGAAGCCATGCTCGATGCCATCCTGGCCGGCGCCAGTGGATACGTCGTCAAGGACATCAAGGGCCTGGAACTGGCCAACGCCATCAAGGAGGTCGGGGCAGGTCGCTCGTTGCTCGACAATCGGGCCGCCGCGGCGCTGATGGCCAATCTGCGCGGTGCCGCCGAGCGTGCTGACCCGCTGACCGGGCTGACCGAGCAGGAGCGCACCCTGCTGCACCTGTTGTCCGAGGGCCTCACCAACCGCCAGATCGCGGCCAGGATGTTCCTCGCCGAGAAGACGGTGAAGAACTACGTGTCCAGGTTGCTTGCCAAGCTCGGGATGGAACGCCGCACGCAGGCAGCGGTTTTCGCGTCCAAGCTGGAATGGGGAGAGAGCGGGCGCGGCCGTTCAGCACTGCCACTCGACGACCGTTGACGTCGGCATACGCGGAGTGGCGGGCAAGGGGTCGGCGTTGACCGGCGCCCAGCCGATGCGCAACAGCATCTGCGGATGGCCGTGGTCGCCGAAGACGTCATCGCGCACCGCACTCCTGGTGGCGTCGATCTCCAGCGGCTCGGTCACCGGGCAGCTGGCCAGCCCGAGCGTGGTCGCGGTCAACAGGACGAGGCTGGTGGCCTCCCCGGCCCGCAACCGCGACAGCGGGTTGTCTTCCTTGGTGCCCAGGGCCAGGACGGCGGCGCCGTCCTCGGCCGGCCCGGTACCGGACTGCGCGAGCATCGGGCCGGCGAACACCCGTCCGGGAAGTGTCGCCCGTGGATCCGAGCGTGGGGTGTTGCGGGCGGGCACGCCTGCCAGTGATGCGTAACGTCCGCTCCAGGTGGACAATTCGGTCAGGTATGCATGATCGGTGGCGTGCTGTCGGACGGCGCGCGCGACGATCTCCTGAAGTTCGGGCAGGCGCTGCACCTGACGGAGCATCACCCCGGCCCGCGCGGCCCTGGCGCCCATCATGGCGATATCGGCGTCCGGCACGGTCCAGGCGCTGAACATGCGCCGGTCGGTGCGTCGGCACGGGATGGCCGCAGCCAGTGGCACATCCGATCCGGCGGCGAGGCCGGGCCGCATCGTCACGGCTGCCAGCAGATCGGGCCGATCGGGGTCAGGAAAGCGGTGCACCTCGGCCCGCCACCCCAGTGAGGCCAACGCGACGACCGCGTGGTGCAGCGCCGCTCCGCAGCTGAGCAAGAGGTCGCGGGAATCCGGATCAGCATGGGGTAGCGCGCGATCGGCATCGGCG
The sequence above is drawn from the Mycolicibacterium neoaurum VKM Ac-1815D genome and encodes:
- a CDS encoding GntR family transcriptional regulator, whose translation is MSIGSDEPGFVARPQLSDDVARVVRRRIFEGTYPAGEYLRLDQLAVDLGISVTPVREALLNLRAEGLLVQHPRRGFMVVRFTARDLADVADVQAYVGGELAARAAENISAEQLSELKAIQDNLERAYRDADPDRAVRLNHEYHRLINVAADSPKLTQFMSGITRYQPESVFPTLEGWPAQSIRDHRRLIDALERRDPDAARRAIAEHFTVGVAPLTEHLIARGVIAKESEGG
- a CDS encoding TIGR03857 family LLM class F420-dependent oxidoreductase; this encodes MPRSLDELGYYLLAGAGGEGPATLVDEARRGEELGFGTGFISERWNVKEASSLTGAALAVTSRMQIATAATNHNTRHPLITGSWATTMHRLSGGRFTLGLGRGIAALYGAFGVPAVTTAQMEDFAAVMRRLWHGELIFDHDGPIGRYPLLFLDADFREDIRLAIVAFGPQTLALGGRAFDDVILHTYFTPETLQRAVKTVKDAAERAGRDPASVRVWSCFATVGDHLPEELRLKKTVARLATYLQGYGDLLVSTNGWDPAVLQRFREDTVVQSIGGGIDHKATAEQIEHIATLIPDEWLEPSATGTAQQCVDRVRKEFDYGADAVIMHGATPDELAPIVQAYRAASS
- a CDS encoding CstA-like transporter-associated (seleno)protein, with protein sequence MGDNHYRRYVEHLALRHPGAPVPTERQYWRMRHAATESNPQSRCC
- a CDS encoding carbon starvation CstA family protein — translated: MGSPTAPDLTEDTRGDITYVRTDTNLPPVAIVDRSPITTKHKIIFAAVAVLGALAWAIIAFFRGETVNAVWFVIAAVCTYVIGYRFYARLIEMKIVIPRDDHATPAEVFENGTDYMPTDRRVLFGHHFAAIAGAGPLVGPVLAMQMGYLPGTIWIIIGALVAGCVQDYLVLSISVRRRGRSLGQMAKDELGVVGGAAAIVGVLVIMVILLAVLALVVVNALAESPWGVFSIAMTIPIAIFMGLYLRFLRPGRVSEVSLIGVALLLLAVVSGGWVAETQWGTDWFTLSKVTLSWCIIIYGLAASVLPVWLLLAPRDYLSTFMKVGTIALLAVGILVARPIMEAPAISSFATSGTGPVFAGSLFPFLFITIACGALSGFHALISSGTTPKLLEKESQMRLIGYGGMLTESFVAIMALITAAILNQHLYFVMNAPAASTGATAQTAADYVNGLGLSGADITAEEITGAAQSVGEESIVSRTGGAPTLAFGMSEVLHQVFGGQSLKAFWYHFAIMFEALFILTTVDAGTRVARFMLSDALGNLGGPLKKLQNPSWRVGAWICSLVVVLAWGSILLMGVTDPLGGINTLFPLFGIANQLLAAIALTVVTVVIIKRGLLKWAWIPGIPLAWDLVVTMTASWQKIFSGDPKVGYWTQHFQYRDAKDAGKTAFGAAKDAGQIDAVIRNTFIQGTLSIVFAVLVIIVVAAGVVMALRSIRGAGRPLTEDDAVPSRIFAPSGLLATDAEKEVQKEWDELAPSHARSVGTGHH
- a CDS encoding ATP-dependent DNA ligase, which codes for MQLAEIAAASDDIGATSSRTAKVGLVAAALRRVDPDEISVVVTWLSGELPQRQIGVGWAGLRDLPPPAGDATLTVAAVHAMLTEIKDIAGKGSKGRRAQRVLDLFAAATETEQQFLRRLLSGELRQGALAGVMADAVAKAAGLPAAAVRRAAMLAGDLSAVAVSAITDGDIGRFTLRVGRPVSPMLAQTATGVAEALDKLDGEAAFETKLDGARVQIHRAGDRVTIYTRTLDDVTERLPEVVDAALALPVTDLIADAEAIALRPDGRPHRFQVTASRFGSRSAAARAEPLSVFFFDLLHRDGVDLLDLPLTDRMAALDEVVPAAQRMQRLVTTDPAAAHAFLETTLAAGHEGVMAKAPRAPYEAGRRGSGWLKVKPVHTLDLVVLAVEWGSGRRTGTLSNIHLGARDPDTGEFVMLGKTFKGMTDEMLAWQTRRFTELAVEGTDGGVVRVRPEQVVEIAIDGVQASSRYPAGMALRFARVVRYRDDKPAAQADTVHTVRELFERSG
- a CDS encoding pyridoxamine 5'-phosphate oxidase family protein, giving the protein MSHSQSHAQQLDVLNRRQCLDRLQQVRVGRLVFTEDGLPAIHPVNFRLWQEDVVFRVAGGAKLAAAATHQAVAFEADELDPDLRSGWSVTVVGTAEPITAIDDLVEVAGTFVEPWVQGRRDHFIRIRTERITGRQILDDTGPQYRP
- the dosR gene encoding hypoxia response regulator transcription factor DosR/DevR gives rise to the protein MVKVFLVDDHEVVRRGLIDLLGSDPDLEVVGEAGTVAEALARIPAVRPEVAVLDVRLPDGNGIELCRDLLSELPDLRCLMLTSFTSDEAMLDAILAGASGYVVKDIKGLELANAIKEVGAGRSLLDNRAAAALMANLRGAAERADPLTGLTEQERTLLHLLSEGLTNRQIAARMFLAEKTVKNYVSRLLAKLGMERRTQAAVFASKLEWGESGRGRSALPLDDR
- a CDS encoding Acg family FMN-binding oxidoreductase encodes the protein MDPNTPDRRTVETVLSLATRAPSIHNSQPWRWQVRPDRLLLFADADRALPHADPDSRDLLLSCGAALHHAVVALASLGWRAEVHRFPDPDRPDLLAAVTMRPGLAAGSDVPLAAAIPCRRTDRRMFSAWTVPDADIAMMGARAARAGVMLRQVQRLPELQEIVARAVRQHATDHAYLTELSTWSGRYASLAGVPARNTPRSDPRATLPGRVFAGPMLAQSGTGPAEDGAAVLALGTKEDNPLSRLRAGEATSLVLLTATTLGLASCPVTEPLEIDATRSAVRDDVFGDHGHPQMLLRIGWAPVNADPLPATPRMPTSTVVEWQC